Within Amedibacterium intestinale, the genomic segment TTATAAGAGAAATAATGAACAAAAGATTAAAAGAAAAACAGGAAGAGGAAAGGAGTAAGAAAAAAGTATGCTCATCTTAATATCACCTGCGAAAACTATGCGTGAAGAAGGAAGACAAAAACCAGTTTCCATTCCGGTTTTATATGAGAAAAGCGAAGTGTTGTTAGAGGCAATACGATCTTATTGTGTGGAAGACCTTATGAAACTTATGAAAGTTAAGGAATCAATTGCGAAAGAAACGAAACAGAAGTTTCAAGAGATGCGTTTTGATACACATGGGGTTTGTGCTTTAGAAAGTTATGATGGTATCGCATTTAAAAGTATGAAACTGGATATGTTAGATAAGAAAGCATGGGAATATCTTCAGCAGCATCTACGTATTTTATCTGGATTTTATGGAATGGTAAAACCAATGGACTCCATATATCCTTATCGTATGGAAATGCAGCTTCGCTTACCTGTAAAAGAAAACAAGCATCTATATGCTTTTTGGAATGATACGATTGCACAGGCATGCCTTGCGGATTTAAAAAATCATAAAGAACAAATCTTGATAAATCTAGCAAGCAAGGAATATGATAAAGCAATCTTGCCATATGTAGATAAGAAACAAGTTTTGACAATTCGATTCTGTATTGAAAAAGATGGTGTTTTAAAAACCGAGTCAACACAGGTGAAAATGGCAAGAGGGTTGATGGTTTCTTATATGGCTGCACACCAGGTTGAAACCAAAGAGGAAATTAAGAAATTTGCGGAAGATGGGTATTGGTTTGAAGAAAGCATTTCCACAGAGGAAGAGTTTGTATTTGTGAAAAGAAAGGATTAACAAATGAAAATATTAGTAACTGGTTTTGAACCCTTTCATAAGGAAATTATCAATCCTTCTTCTATGATATTAACAAAGCTTCCATCCACTATTAAGAAACATGAAATTATATGCTGTACTCTTCCGGTTGATCTATCGTGTCTTAATATGATCAAAGATCATATAAACAAGATAGAACCTGATGCAGTGTTATCTTTAGGACAGGCTGCAGGAAGAAGTGCGATTTCTGTAGAAAGAATTGGTATTAATCTAGATGATTTTTCTATAGAAGATAATAAGGGAAATAAAATAGAAGATACAAAGATAATGATAGATGGTCCAGATGCTTATTTTTCTAATCTGCCTGTAAAAAAGATGGTAGAATTTATAAGGAATAAAGGAATCCCGGCCTATGTTTCCAATTCGGCAGGAACCTATATTTGTAATCATATTTTATATGGTGTACGCCATATACTAAAACAGAAAGGAAAGCAGCAAAAAAGCGGTTTTATTCATGTGCCAATGTTGCCAGAGCAGGCGATTCATCACAGCAATATGCCTAGTATGAGTTTGGAAATGATGGTTGAAGGTGTGATAGCGGCCATAGAAGCAATTATAAGTGAGGAAGAATCTGTATGAAGTATGCGGTAAGTGCGTGTTTATTAGGTGTCAATTGTAAATACAATGGGGGAAACAATGAACATAAAGAGCTTTTATCTTTTTTAGAAGGGAAAGAAGTAGTTCCGATATGTCCAGAATGTGCCGGAGGACTTCCCATTCCTCGTATCAGCAGTGAAATCAGAAATGGCAGAGTCATAAATAAAGAGGAAGAAGATGTAAGTGAAGCATTTTATAAAGGCGCAGAAAAAGAAATAAAGAAACTTCTGGATGAAAAGGCAGATCTTGTAATTACCCAGCCTCGAAGTCCTAGTTGTGGAAAAGGAAAAATTTATGATGGAACCTTTTCAAAAACGCTCATTGATGGAGATGGTATTTTTGTCCAGATGTGTAAAAATAACGGATTATGTATAAAGAATGTCGATGAATTTCTTATAGAAGTAAAAAATGAAGCGAATATTTGTGAAAAAAACAAATTTTAGATTGTAAGTGGTATCAAAATAGTTTAAAATATAGGGTGTAAATAAAGTAATAATTAGGAGGAATATACAATGAAACAAATTACTGTATCTGTAATCGACCCAGTTGGATTGCACGCTCGTCCAGCAACTGTTGCTGTTAACGCTGCAAGCAAATTTAAAAGTGAAGTAAACATCACTTTCAAAGGACGTGAAGTAAACATGAAATCAATCATGGGTGTTATGTCTTTAGGAATTCCAACACAGTCTGAAATCACTATTTCTTGCAACGGTGATGACGAAGATGCTGCAATCGCTGCAATCGAAGAAGTATTGCGCGCTCAGAAAATTATTGGTTAATTTTTTGATATGTTAAGGAGATGGGAACACTGTCTCCTTTTTTCTTATATGCAAGATACATTCTAAGATTGTCATAATACTACAGGAAAACCCTGAATTATGTGATATAATGAAAGTAATAATGAGAGGATGAGAGACAATGTATAAAGATGTTTATGAAAAATGGTTACATCATCCAAACCTAGATCCTTCTTATAAAGAAGTTCTTGAAACTATGGATGAAACAGAAATGAATGATGCATTCTATACAACAATTGAATTTGGTACAGCAGGAATGCGTGGTTTATTAGGACCAGGTACAAATCGTATCAATCTGCATACGATTCGAAAAGCAAATGTAGGCTTTGCTCAGTATATTTGTGAACATGGAGAAGAAGCAAAGCAAAGAGGAATTGCGATTGGATATGATAATCGTCATATGTCAAAAGAATTTGCGATGGATTCCGCAAAAGTTCTGGCAACTTATGGAATTAAAAGTTATGTATTTGAAAGCCTTCGACCAACACCAGAATTAAGCTTTGCGGTGCGTCATTTCAACTGCTTTGGTGGAATTATGGTAACGGCCAGTCATAACCCAAAAGAATATAATGGTTATAAACTGTATGATGAAAAAGGATGTCAGTTAGTCCCTGCTTTAGCTGCACAGGTTATTGAAAAAGTAAATGCCGTAGAAGATGAATTGGCAATCAAGGCACAACCAAGTGAAGAACAGGAAAAACTAATTACGATTATTGGAAAAGATGTTGATGAGGAATACTATAAAAATGTATTAAGCATTCAATTAAATCCAGATGTTAATAAAGAAAATGTAAAAATTATTTTTTCACCGGAACATGGAACTGCCAACATTCCAGTAAAAGAATTATACACAAGAACTGGATATCATTTCGTTGCGGTAGAGGAACAGTGTACACCAGACCCTGATTTTTCAAATACACCAACACCAAACCCAGAAGAAGGAGGGGCATATCAATTGGCAGTTGAATATGCGAAAAAGGAAGATGCAGATATTATCTTAGTCTGTGATCCGGATGCAGATCGTATGGGAGTGGCAGTAAAAAGTGAAGATGAATATGGATATACTTTACTAACAGGAAATCAAAGTGGGGCAGTATTGATTGAATATATTTTCTCACAGATGAAGGAAAAAGGTTTGATGCCAGAACATCCAGTGATGTTTAATACTGTTGTTACGGGAGATCTAGGTGAAAAGATTGCATCAAAATATGGAGTAGAAACAGAAAAGACATTAACTGGATTTAAGTTTATCGGAGAAAAAATCGCCAAATATGAAAAGAGCGGTGAGAAACAGTATGTATTTGGATACGAAGAAAGTTATGGTTCTTTAATTAAACCATTTGTTCGTGATAAAGACGCTCCTCAGGCATGTTTAATGCTGGCAGAGGCTGCTTGTTACTACAAAGAAAAAGGAAAAACATTATTAGATGTTTTACATGACTTATATGCAGAATTTGGGTATTATGAAGAAAGCCAGACATCTTTGAAACTGGAAGGAGAAGCTGGTGCAAAACGTATTCAGGAAATCATGACGGGTTTTCGTACCAGTGATATGAAAGATGTAGCTGGTGTAAAAATCGTTCGTATTGAAGATTATAAAGAATGTCGCATTGTGGAAAATGGAAAAGAAAGGGAACTTACAGGGTTTACAAAATCAGATGTATTAAAGTATTATTTGGAAGATGGAAGCTGGATAGCGATTCGTCCAAGTGGAACAGAACCAAAATGTAAATTCTATTATTGTGTTCGTGGAGCTTCATTCGAAGAAGTACAACAGAAAACAAATGCGTATCAAAAGGCTTGGTCCTGGAAGGTATTTGTATAATAAGACATAGCATATACCTCAAGCTGTTAAATGCTCACAAGAACCTGGGAGTGTAAATTCACTTTTCAGGTTCTTTTTTTAATATGAATATTTTTAGGAATAATGTATTGTTTTTATAAATTAAAACTCCCTTGAAAAAATAATATATTTACAATAAAAGTCCTTTGAAAAAGTTTTGAAATTGGTTAGAAACTACCTTGAAATAGTTTGAATTTCATGTACAATCACATCATAAGATTCAGGTGCAGAGATTGATTTTGTTATAAGTTATAAAGGAGAGTGTACACATGTAGAAGTAAAAGCTGCAAATGGGAATATAAAAAGTGCGAAAACAATATCGCAATATATGGCTTTTCTGCTATCTGCATATTAAGTACTTTTGCATATTGTTTTCTTTTCGTGTTTCTTTTTCACAAAAAGATAGTTTAGAAGCAAGTGTATAGTTGCATAAAGAACTAGAAAACACCTTTTCGAATTTGAAAAGGTGTTTTTGTCATCCGGAGAACTTTCCTTTAAGGAGAATGACATTATAATTTATGCGGATGAGGTATAAAAAATGTTTACAACCTGATAAGAAGAATGTTTTTCTATGAAAGTGGTGTAACCTGTTTCAAAAATGACAATTCTTGTAGGTTTTCTTATAAAAAAGGAGTAAAATATAGATATAGAAAAATCGATTGGAGGATTTTTATGAAACATAAAATCATAGATCAATATTATAAAGGGAATGCTTTAAACGCATATGAACTGTTTGGAGCTCATTTATGTGAAGAAAGAGGAAAAAAAGGAGTTCGTTTTAATGTTTTTGCACCACACGCACAAAGTATTCAAGTCATTGGTTCTTTCAATGACTGGAGCTGTCAGGGATATATGATGAAGCGTGCAGATGAAAAAGGTATCTGGACATTATTTATTCCTGGTGTAAAAGAAGGAGATATGTATAAATATCGCATAACACAGGCAACAGGGCGGGTTGTGGATAAAATGGACCCTTATGCTTTTTATTCTGAACTTCGTCCAAATACTGCATCTATTGTAGTGAATCTGGAATATAAAAAGTGGAGTGATGAAAAGTGGATTTCACAAAGAGACAAAAACTTTGATAAACCACTTAATATTTATGAAGTTCATCTTGGATCATGGAAAAAAGAGGAAGGACAGGAATGGGTAAATTATAAAACAATTGCGAAAGAGTTAATCGCTTATGTGAAAAAGCAGAATTTTACTCATATTGAATTAATGCCATTAAATGAGTATCCATTTGATGGTTCCTGGGGCTATCAGTGCAGTGGTTATTTTAGCGCAACAAGCCGTTATGGAAGCTGTCATGATTTGATGTACCTTATCAATGCCTGTCATAAAGCAGGAATTGGGGTCATCATGGATTATGTGCCTGTACATTTTGTAAAAGATGATTTTTCCTTATCTTATTTTGATGGAACGCCACTATATGAATATGAAAAACCACAAGATGCAGATTCTCAATGGGGAACAGCAAATTTCAATTTATGGAAAGAAGAAGTCCGCTCTTTTCTTATGTCTGCTGCAGCATTTTGGATTGATAAATATCATGTAGATGGATTAAGAATGGATGCGATAAGCAATATTATTCATTGGCATGGAAATAAAGATTTAGGGGAAAATGAAGGAGCTTTGCATTTTATTAAGCGAATGAATTATAATCTTCATACAAAGTTTCCTAATGTGATGTTAATTGCGGAAGATTCCAGTGATTTTGCGGATGTAACAAAACCAACGATTGATGGAGGGTTAGGTTTTGATTATAAGTGGGATCTTGGATGGATGAATGATACGTTAAAGTATTTGGAAAAAGATCCTATATATCGTAAATGGCATCATCATGACATTACATTCTCTATGGCTTATTTTTATTCCGAAAGATTTATGGTGGAGTTTTCCCATGATGAAGTAGTACATGGAAAGAAAACTATTATTGATAAAATTTTTGGAAGCTATGAGC encodes:
- the yaaA gene encoding peroxide stress protein YaaA; this translates as MLILISPAKTMREEGRQKPVSIPVLYEKSEVLLEAIRSYCVEDLMKLMKVKESIAKETKQKFQEMRFDTHGVCALESYDGIAFKSMKLDMLDKKAWEYLQQHLRILSGFYGMVKPMDSIYPYRMEMQLRLPVKENKHLYAFWNDTIAQACLADLKNHKEQILINLASKEYDKAILPYVDKKQVLTIRFCIEKDGVLKTESTQVKMARGLMVSYMAAHQVETKEEIKKFAEDGYWFEESISTEEEFVFVKRKD
- the pcp gene encoding pyroglutamyl-peptidase I; the protein is MKILVTGFEPFHKEIINPSSMILTKLPSTIKKHEIICCTLPVDLSCLNMIKDHINKIEPDAVLSLGQAAGRSAISVERIGINLDDFSIEDNKGNKIEDTKIMIDGPDAYFSNLPVKKMVEFIRNKGIPAYVSNSAGTYICNHILYGVRHILKQKGKQQKSGFIHVPMLPEQAIHHSNMPSMSLEMMVEGVIAAIEAIISEEESV
- a CDS encoding DUF523 domain-containing protein is translated as MKYAVSACLLGVNCKYNGGNNEHKELLSFLEGKEVVPICPECAGGLPIPRISSEIRNGRVINKEEEDVSEAFYKGAEKEIKKLLDEKADLVITQPRSPSCGKGKIYDGTFSKTLIDGDGIFVQMCKNNGLCIKNVDEFLIEVKNEANICEKNKF
- a CDS encoding phosphocarrier protein HPr, with product MKQITVSVIDPVGLHARPATVAVNAASKFKSEVNITFKGREVNMKSIMGVMSLGIPTQSEITISCNGDDEDAAIAAIEEVLRAQKIIG
- a CDS encoding phospho-sugar mutase — translated: MYKDVYEKWLHHPNLDPSYKEVLETMDETEMNDAFYTTIEFGTAGMRGLLGPGTNRINLHTIRKANVGFAQYICEHGEEAKQRGIAIGYDNRHMSKEFAMDSAKVLATYGIKSYVFESLRPTPELSFAVRHFNCFGGIMVTASHNPKEYNGYKLYDEKGCQLVPALAAQVIEKVNAVEDELAIKAQPSEEQEKLITIIGKDVDEEYYKNVLSIQLNPDVNKENVKIIFSPEHGTANIPVKELYTRTGYHFVAVEEQCTPDPDFSNTPTPNPEEGGAYQLAVEYAKKEDADIILVCDPDADRMGVAVKSEDEYGYTLLTGNQSGAVLIEYIFSQMKEKGLMPEHPVMFNTVVTGDLGEKIASKYGVETEKTLTGFKFIGEKIAKYEKSGEKQYVFGYEESYGSLIKPFVRDKDAPQACLMLAEAACYYKEKGKTLLDVLHDLYAEFGYYEESQTSLKLEGEAGAKRIQEIMTGFRTSDMKDVAGVKIVRIEDYKECRIVENGKERELTGFTKSDVLKYYLEDGSWIAIRPSGTEPKCKFYYCVRGASFEEVQQKTNAYQKAWSWKVFV
- the glgB gene encoding 1,4-alpha-glucan branching protein GlgB; translated protein: MKHKIIDQYYKGNALNAYELFGAHLCEERGKKGVRFNVFAPHAQSIQVIGSFNDWSCQGYMMKRADEKGIWTLFIPGVKEGDMYKYRITQATGRVVDKMDPYAFYSELRPNTASIVVNLEYKKWSDEKWISQRDKNFDKPLNIYEVHLGSWKKEEGQEWVNYKTIAKELIAYVKKQNFTHIELMPLNEYPFDGSWGYQCSGYFSATSRYGSCHDLMYLINACHKAGIGVIMDYVPVHFVKDDFSLSYFDGTPLYEYEKPQDADSQWGTANFNLWKEEVRSFLMSAAAFWIDKYHVDGLRMDAISNIIHWHGNKDLGENEGALHFIKRMNYNLHTKFPNVMLIAEDSSDFADVTKPTIDGGLGFDYKWDLGWMNDTLKYLEKDPIYRKWHHHDITFSMAYFYSERFMVEFSHDEVVHGKKTIIDKIFGSYEQKFSQLRTLYLYMFTHPGKKLNFMGNELAHFREWDETKQCDWDLLTYPIHDAFHKYFAKLGDIYKKTPALYCGEYDWNRFEWIDADNEDENLFSYMRKSDDRTYIIILNFSPNMYKAHPFGVYDNGTYKEILNTEQDIYGGTISELQKVKAVKQECNNKPYTIAVDVPAFGGVLLEYKKRKPSAKKKDGKKELVKK